CATTATCTTTATTAAAGATGGTGTTTCTTTGAGATTCCCGTTAACAATAGAAGGAAAGTATTCTGAAGAGTTTTTTGTAGTATTAAAAAGCGCGATATGAGAAGGCGAGATAAATTTGGAGTAGATATTAAAATATTTGCGCAACTTAATCTGGTATATTTTTTTGCTTTAACTGTATTGGCAAATATATTTGTTGGCTACATAATAGGATATATATTATCTTCCATAACACATGCAGAGGTGTGGAAGATAATCTTTTTGTTTTTAGGTATTATTTCTGGTTTATATCAAGGGATAATGGAATTAATGAAGGAGGCAGAAAAACAGGATAATGAATTTAAACAACAAAGAAATAGACAAACAACTACTGGAAAAAATGAAGGAAATAGCGATTAAAATAGGAATCCTTTCTCTGGGAGAAGTCGTAATTTTGTTTGTTTTTTTTGGTTTGAAATCATTATGGATTTTTTGGGGGAGCTTTGGAGCCGTAATTGGAATTTTAATGATAGTTGAAGATATTAAAAAAATAGTAACCAACGGCAAACAGAAATTTCCAAAAGGGTATATTATACGATATATTTTTTTTGGTATAATATTACTTGTTGGAGCACTTTTTTCTGAGGTAGGATTGTTTTTAACATTTTTAGGATTATTAAATATGAAAATAGCTGCACTACTTTCACCAAAATAACGGGGAGGAATATATTATGTCTGAAAGTCAGAAAAAAACACTTCTTGTTTTATTCCTGATCTATTTAGGATTAGGGCTTGTAAATTTCATCTTTTTTCCTTCAGCTAATTTGGAAGGTGTAGGATTAAGATGGACTTATACGTTTGGAGATACACCCTCTTTTTGGAATACTATTAATCCAATGACATTAATTATGTCCGGACTTATTATTTTATTATTGATAGTTTTTGCTGCGGGTGTAAAATTTGAATTAATTCCAAACAAGAAACAATCGATAGTGGAGGCTTTGCTGGAATACTTTTGGGAATTAGTGGAAGACGCTGTTCCAAATCAAAGATATAGAAAAGCAATATTTGCTATTTCAACAACACTATTTTTATTTATTCTTGTTGCTAATTTACTTTCAGGTTTTCCGGGTATAAATGTAGCTCCTACGGAAGAAGGTATAAAATTTGGAATTTTGACAGACACATGGTATACTCCAACATCAGATTTAAATACAAATGGAACATTTGCTGTAATGGTTTTGGTAATAAGTCATATCTTTGCAATTAAAGCTAAAGGTATTGGTAGCTGGATAAAGATGTTTTTTGAACCAACACCTTTGTTATTTCCTTTGAATCTTATTGGAGAAATAGCAAAACCAGTTTCGCATTCATTAAGGTTGTTTGGTAATATATTTGGTGGAGGTATTCTTGTATTAATCATCAGTTATATGATTAAATATTTTGTATTACCTGTATTTTTATGGGGATTTTTTGGAATATTTGTTGGATTTATACAG
This is a stretch of genomic DNA from Marinitoga piezophila KA3. It encodes these proteins:
- a CDS encoding AtpZ/AtpI family protein, coding for MRRRDKFGVDIKIFAQLNLVYFFALTVLANIFVGYIIGYILSSITHAEVWKIIFLFLGIISGLYQGIMELMKEAEKQDNEFKQQRNRQTTTGKNEGNSD
- the atpB gene encoding F0F1 ATP synthase subunit A; its protein translation is MSESQKKTLLVLFLIYLGLGLVNFIFFPSANLEGVGLRWTYTFGDTPSFWNTINPMTLIMSGLIILLLIVFAAGVKFELIPNKKQSIVEALLEYFWELVEDAVPNQRYRKAIFAISTTLFLFILVANLLSGFPGINVAPTEEGIKFGILTDTWYTPTSDLNTNGTFAVMVLVISHIFAIKAKGIGSWIKMFFEPTPLLFPLNLIGEIAKPVSHSLRLFGNIFGGGILVLIISYMIKYFVLPVFLWGFFGIFVGFIQAFVFSLLAIAYMGSLLEE